In the Nitrospirota bacterium genome, one interval contains:
- a CDS encoding c-type cytochrome codes for MKAVPLYVSGVVSALIGIGALVAGGCANDQQAKGHELYNHYCSHCHGESGRQNEGYNWSSMPDPKPKDLTNKAEMSTLKDKDIFETIYRDMKDTGEGGDEIGDDEFGVPTMPTFKYTLSEDEIWAIVGYVRGLHGTKLEFKVEERKKQLADALTAAQANLDQATKAYEEAEKKANDEAEAKNVDVDDAAYAKELAAMAQAKKDRDAAQTAVNNFSSRPGKGQSVARPDLTVKPAEIPKLVEIGKRYYEDKYGCNGCHAIGGEGGKVGPALDRAGFRLNATWVYRWLKNPQAMDAETRMPALGLSDADARAVTMYLTTLRAPANPEGSTNKPEEPLPVSKPAS; via the coding sequence ATGAAGGCGGTCCCCTTATACGTATCGGGAGTGGTGAGTGCGCTGATCGGCATCGGGGCCCTGGTTGCCGGGGGTTGTGCCAACGATCAGCAGGCGAAGGGGCATGAACTCTACAACCACTATTGCTCGCACTGTCACGGCGAGAGTGGACGCCAGAACGAAGGGTATAATTGGTCCTCTATGCCGGACCCGAAGCCCAAAGACCTCACGAATAAAGCAGAGATGAGCACGCTCAAGGACAAGGACATCTTCGAGACGATTTACCGGGATATGAAAGATACGGGTGAAGGGGGCGACGAGATCGGCGATGACGAGTTCGGCGTGCCTACCATGCCGACGTTCAAGTACACCCTGTCGGAAGACGAGATATGGGCGATTGTCGGCTATGTCCGGGGCCTCCACGGCACGAAATTGGAGTTCAAGGTCGAAGAGAGAAAGAAACAGTTGGCTGACGCACTCACGGCGGCTCAAGCCAATTTGGACCAGGCGACGAAGGCATACGAAGAGGCTGAAAAGAAGGCCAACGATGAGGCTGAAGCGAAAAACGTCGATGTCGACGATGCGGCTTATGCCAAGGAATTGGCTGCCATGGCTCAGGCGAAAAAGGATCGTGATGCGGCCCAGACCGCGGTCAATAATTTTTCGTCCAGGCCGGGGAAAGGCCAGAGTGTGGCCAGGCCCGATCTCACCGTGAAGCCGGCAGAGATTCCAAAGTTGGTGGAGATCGGCAAGCGGTATTATGAGGACAAGTATGGCTGCAACGGCTGCCATGCCATCGGCGGTGAGGGAGGGAAGGTCGGGCCGGCGCTCGATCGAGCAGGGTTCAGATTGAATGCGACCTGGGTCTATCGGTGGCTGAAGAACCCACAGGCGATGGATGCAGAGACCAGGATGCCGGCGCTCGGGCTCAGTGATGCCGATGCCAGGGCCGTGACGATGTACCTTACTACGTTGCGCGCGCCCGCAAATCCAGAGGGTTCGACCAACAAGCCGGAAGAGCCTTTACCCGTCAGCAAGCCGGCAAGCTGA
- the ubiA gene encoding 4-hydroxybenzoate octaprenyltransferase, which yields MTRSSSPEPGSPVPPQLSWSAVSRLIRLQNQTGTWLLMLPTLWSLVLAARGTPPLHLLIVFVIGSFVMRSAGVVLNDLADRSFDRHVTRTRVRPLASGELSVTHALMVVGFFLLLAAILVLSLDPFTIFLSPIAILLAALYPFAKRVIHMPQAILGIAFGWGTIMAWTASRGAIEAPAWCLFAATICWAIGYDTIYALQDREDDRRIGVKSSTLLFGSSTWIAVGTVFCAMLFLLGLAGWLADIGWIYYGVLVAIGWWCLRQALQLRQAVSTPTAFHMFQQHVWVGAAVFFGMVAGFLL from the coding sequence ATGACGAGATCTTCCTCGCCGGAACCGGGATCACCAGTACCGCCTCAATTGTCCTGGTCGGCTGTCAGCCGACTCATTCGCCTCCAAAACCAGACTGGAACATGGCTGCTCATGCTCCCGACACTCTGGTCCCTGGTCCTCGCCGCTCGCGGGACGCCTCCGCTTCATTTGCTTATCGTCTTTGTCATTGGATCATTTGTGATGCGCAGTGCGGGAGTCGTCTTGAACGATTTAGCGGATCGTTCCTTCGATCGGCATGTGACCCGCACAAGGGTCCGTCCACTTGCCTCGGGTGAACTCAGCGTCACACATGCCCTGATGGTCGTGGGGTTCTTTCTTCTGCTGGCCGCAATACTCGTATTATCCCTTGACCCCTTCACGATCTTCTTGAGTCCAATCGCCATCCTCTTGGCTGCCCTTTACCCGTTCGCGAAACGCGTCATCCACATGCCGCAAGCCATTTTGGGGATCGCCTTCGGCTGGGGCACCATCATGGCCTGGACCGCCTCGCGGGGGGCTATCGAAGCGCCAGCCTGGTGCCTGTTCGCTGCCACAATCTGCTGGGCGATCGGATATGACACGATTTACGCATTGCAAGATCGGGAGGATGATCGCCGGATCGGGGTGAAGTCTTCGACGCTGTTGTTCGGTTCATCGACGTGGATCGCCGTCGGGACAGTCTTTTGTGCAATGCTGTTCCTGCTGGGACTCGCGGGCTGGCTTGCCGACATCGGCTGGATCTATTATGGAGTACTCGTGGCCATCGGCTGGTGGTGTCTGAGACAAGCCCTGCAGCTCAGGCAGGCTGTGTCGACTCCCACCGCTTTCCACATGTTTCAGCAACATGTGTGGGTAGGGGCCGCCGTCTTCTTCGGAATGGTCGCGGGATTCCTACTCTGA
- a CDS encoding serine protease — protein sequence MQSTWSRILSEITTQSKLNPAAIDTVRREKITAIELITARPLIVYATAWTTPGRNVPQDLLQIDFSDKTGFRDVTEQLTGENLDILIHSPGGLAEATQGIVDGLRERFSSIRFIVPHAAKSAATMLALSGNVILMDEVSELGPIDPQMPIFQGGGVKYSPADAILGQFEDASKDIQEHPEKLSIWVPLLAQMGPSLLVECANAKLLSRTLVKEWLTKYMFKGEVDAADNAERISSYLADHKNFLSHSKRVSMTELVNLHCKVEDLRNAPNLRNAVWELYCAIDITMANSTACKIIENSSGHAVIRAQQVQQMFMPNPFGIQASLPAGLPTFPI from the coding sequence GTGCAGTCTACCTGGTCCCGAATACTTAGCGAAATAACAACCCAGTCAAAATTAAATCCCGCCGCGATTGATACCGTTCGTCGTGAAAAAATTACCGCAATTGAGTTGATTACAGCGCGTCCGCTGATCGTTTACGCGACTGCTTGGACCACTCCTGGGAGGAACGTTCCTCAAGACCTGCTTCAGATCGACTTCTCCGACAAGACCGGTTTTCGAGATGTGACAGAACAACTGACAGGAGAGAATCTCGATATCCTTATTCATAGCCCCGGTGGTCTTGCAGAGGCGACACAGGGTATTGTCGATGGCCTGCGGGAAAGATTTTCAAGTATCCGTTTCATCGTCCCTCACGCGGCAAAGAGTGCGGCTACCATGCTGGCCCTTTCCGGGAATGTCATCCTTATGGATGAAGTCTCCGAATTAGGACCAATAGACCCACAAATGCCAATCTTCCAGGGCGGAGGAGTGAAGTATTCGCCCGCTGATGCCATCTTGGGCCAGTTCGAGGACGCATCGAAAGACATTCAGGAACATCCTGAAAAACTGAGTATCTGGGTTCCCCTTCTCGCGCAAATGGGGCCGTCACTTCTCGTGGAGTGTGCAAATGCTAAGCTGTTATCCCGCACTCTAGTAAAAGAATGGTTAACAAAATACATGTTCAAGGGAGAGGTAGACGCGGCAGACAATGCTGAGCGCATTTCCTCCTATCTTGCAGATCATAAGAACTTCCTCTCTCATTCGAAACGGGTCAGCATGACAGAGTTGGTCAATCTCCATTGCAAAGTGGAAGATCTTCGAAACGCGCCCAATCTTCGCAACGCGGTTTGGGAACTCTATTGTGCGATAGACATTACAATGGCGAACTCAACTGCCTGCAAGATCATTGAAAATTCGTCTGGTCATGCCGTTATTAGAGCTCAACAGGTACAACAAATGTTTATGCCAAATCCGTTCGGTATCCAAGCTAGTTTACCGGCTGGACTACCAACCTTTCCTATTTAG
- a CDS encoding helix-turn-helix domain-containing protein: protein MKRLPAQASGSPAHQRSGQILYVSAAAVLLACSEKAIRAKVARQLLPHRRLGGRVIFLRNELETFLSELPGTSVAEAQANLALRSGEEGPR, encoded by the coding sequence ATGAAACGTCTGCCCGCCCAGGCCTCTGGCTCGCCTGCCCACCAGCGAAGCGGCCAGATCCTCTATGTGAGCGCCGCCGCCGTCTTGCTCGCTTGTAGCGAAAAAGCGATTCGCGCGAAGGTGGCGAGACAGTTGCTCCCCCATCGACGACTCGGTGGGCGCGTCATCTTTCTGCGGAATGAGCTTGAAACATTCCTCAGTGAGTTGCCTGGCACCTCGGTGGCCGAGGCGCAAGCGAATCTGGCGCTGCGATCTGGCGAGGAGGGGCCCCGATGA